From Rutidosis leptorrhynchoides isolate AG116_Rl617_1_P2 chromosome 3, CSIRO_AGI_Rlap_v1, whole genome shotgun sequence, a single genomic window includes:
- the LOC139895817 gene encoding F-box/kelch-repeat protein At3g06240-like, translated as MYSLISSPGFIKTHIQKFKKNYPNPDATHLMLLSNVDGDDSLYSLDIKQLNTQTTPATVIAKPLNLHLQKLCYHMLGSCNGLVLAYDRTHNLYLVNPTTKKTLKVLVGKQWDTYGFGYDSSTDDYKIIFIPDSNRDTKFVHVYSVRNDLWGNIPNPPKKLHDYCSPLPGVLLNNNLHFIVGGSRLRISIAAFSLADEEFHVIEFPDSVKHVKETCSELFALGEKLAAVICVRWHNREVDYELWVMEEYGAPKSWKKLCIIENDVNEPDYEFYAKVSNRDILLRSSDAGEISLYNMDERRFTTVAVEGCPQDFLVYGAYVESLESLERFR; from the coding sequence ATGTACTCCTTGATTTCCAGTCCTGGTTTTATCAAAACCCATATTCAAAAGTTCAAGAAAAACTATCCCAATCCTGACGCCACCCACCTCATGTTACTTTCAAATGTTGATGGTGATGATTCTCTATACTCGCTTGATATAAAGCAACTCAACACTCAAACCACACCCGCAACCGTAATTGCTAAACCCCTGAATTTACATTTACAGAAATTATGTTATCATATGCTAGGGTCTTGCAACGGGCTTGTTTTAGCCTATGATAGAACTCATAACCTTTATCTAGTAAATCCAACCACAAAAAAGACCTTAAAAGTTCTAGTTGGAAAACAGTGGGATACATATGGATTTGGTTATGATTCTTCTACAGATGATTATAAAATAATTTTCATTCCAGATTCTAATCGCGACACCAAATTTGTACACGTGTATAGTGTACGTAACGATTTATGGGGAAATATTCCTAACCCCCCTAAGAAACTACATGATTATTGTAGTCCACTTCCAGGGGTACTCTTAAACAATAATCTCCACTTTATAGTAGGAGGCAGTCGCTTAAGAATTTCAATTGCTGCCTTTAGTTTAGCTGATGAAGAATTTCATGTTATTGAGTTTCCTGATTCCGTTAAACATGTTAAAGAAACGTGTTCAGAGCTATTTGCTCTTGGTGAGAAATTAGCTGCTGTTATCTGTGTTCGGTGGCACAATCGTGAAGTCGATTATGAATTGTGGGTGATGGAGGAGTATGGGGCTCCTAAGTCTTGGAAGAAACTTTGTATCATTGAAAACGACGTCAATGAGCCAGATTACGAGTTCTATGCTAAAGTCAGCAATCGGGATATTTTGTTGCGCAGTAGTGATGCGGGTGAAATTTCTTTATACAATATGGATGAAAGAAGATTCACAACTGTGGCAGTTGAAGGGTGCCCTCAAGATTTCTTAGTTTATGGTGCGTATGTTGAAAGCCTTGAATCACTTGAACGTTTTCGTTAG
- the LOC139895816 gene encoding putative receptor-like protein kinase At3g47110 isoform X1, with the protein MNSRQPTFSSFSSLAAFLFSGLLVIFQTTNAIISSSYYNGNEADHLSLLSFKSMITHDPYGALTSWNSSVHFCDWTGVTCGKRHRKVIVLNVTSQGLEGLLSPHVGNLSFLRLLALRNNSFHKTIPHELGRLFRLRVLNLERNKFNGVIPNNLSGCSNLETLRFGINELVGRIPIEISLLTKLTILVMDGNRLTGGIPSFLGNITSLKMISFPDNPFGGTIPDTFGHLKSLQEFYLGGCNLTGTIPYSIYNLSLLTRFSLADNQLSGSLPLDFGAMLPELTALQLRNNQLTGILPPSISNCSKLTILEMISNSFSGKLTVDFSKLTDILYIALGNNLFGSAEPDEMKFIDSLNNCSKLEKLFLYNCNFEGALPRSIGNLSDQLSNLDLSRNKLYGNLSLDVGNLVGLTQLNLAFNRLTGKIPSTIGKLQKLQVALLRENQFSGKIPDAIANLSSINILVLSSNKLEGVIPSSLGNCYRLEGLDLHNNKLGGNIPKQLLQFSSLSIGFDLSQNNLFGPLPSQVGGLKMVTYINLSHNYLTGNIPSSLSGCTSLSFLYIHDNLFQGMLPPSLISMRGLVELDLSHNNLSGQIPRFLEGFSLHVLNLSYNDFKGEVPVKGVFSNASAISIAGNSKLCGGLVELGLPKCKQKEKKKHKKRFPVFVIVLLIASSLLVVSCVVYVLYRKKRKGQSSQSSINERFLKLSYNQLLKATDGFSETNLIGKGGSSSVYKGLLELDDRFVTVKVLHLQTRGAHKNFIRECEAWRSVRHRNLLKIITSCSSVDFQGNDFKALVYEFMSNGSLHDWLHSSVHASRLNFLQRINILIDIASALDYLHNFCVPTIVHCDLKPSNILLDDDMVAHVGDFGLARFLERNSNLNSTSTGVKGTIGYAPPEYGFGSEMASSGDVYSFGILLLEVMTGKYPTHDIFNEGLSIHKFVSTALVEHAIIDVIDSDAITLQSTESNAKKVEECLASTLKIGVSCSADSPTQRMIIENAIHELHHIKDVLQNIQGTVPSLCNKSCF; encoded by the exons ATGAACTCAAGGCAACCAACTTTCTCATCATTTTCCTCTCTCGCCGCTTTCCTATTTTCTGGTCTTCTTGTTATATTTCAAACTACTAATGCTATCATCTCATCTTCCTATTATAATGGAAATGAGGCAGATCACCTGTCGTTGTTGTCGTTCAAGTCAATGATCACCCACGATCCTTATGGAGCTCTAACTTCATGGAACAGTTCTGTGCACTTCTGTGACTGGACAGGTGTTACATGTGGGAAGCGGCACAGAAAAGTAATTGTTTTGAATGTGACTTCACAAGGCCTAGAAGGATTATTGTCTCCTCATGTAGGAAACCTCAGCTTCCTTCGTTTGCTTGCTCTCAGGAACAACAGCTTTCATAAAACCATACCCCACGAACTCGGTCGTTTGTTTAGGTTACGTGTTCTTAATCTTGAAAGAAACAAGTTTAACGGAGTCATTCCAAATAACTTGTCAGGTTGTTCAAACCTTGAAACGCTTAGGTTTGGTATTAATGAGCTAGTTGGAAGAATACCCATAGAGATTAGTCTCCTGACCAAACTAACTATTTTAGTAATGGATGGAAATCGTCTAACAGGTGGAATTCCATCTTTCTTGGGGAATATCACATCATTGAAAATGATCTCCTTTCCAGATAATCCGTTTGGTGGGACCATTCCAGACACGTTTGGCCATTTGAAAAGCTTACAAGAATTTTACTTAGGTGGCTGCAACTTAACTGGTACAATCCCTTATTCTATTTATAACCTTTCACTCCTTACTAGATTTTCTTTGGCTGACAATCAGCTGAGTGGTAGTCTTCCACTGGACTTTGGTGCAATGTTACCTGAGCTAACCGCACTTCAATTAAGGAATAACCAACTGACCGGGATTCTTCCTCCCTCCATATCTAATTGTTCTAAGCTAACAATACTCGAGATGATCAGCAATAGTTTTAGTGGGAAGTTGACTGTCGACTTTTCAAAACTAACAGATATTTTGTATATAGCCTTAGGTAATAATCTTTTTGGAAGTGCAGAACCGGATGAAATGAAGTTTATTGATTCTTTAAACAACTGCAGCAAATTAGAAAAGTTGTTTCTGTATAATTGCAATTTTGAAGGAGCGCTCCCAAGATCAATTGGTAATCTTTCTGATCAATTATCTAATCTAGATTTATCGAGAAATAAATTATATGGAAACCTCTCGTTAGATGTAGGTAATCTAGTTGGCTTGACTCAGTTAAATTTAGCTTTTAATAGATTGACCGGAAAAATCCCCTCTACCATTGGAAAGCTTCAAAAGTTACAAGTTGCCTTATTGCGTGAAAACCAATTTTCAGGGAAAATTCCGGATGCTATTGCAAACTTGTCATCGATTAATATACTTGTTTTAAGTTCCAACAAACTGGAAGGGGTTATTCCGTCTAGTCTAGGAAATTGTTATCGTCTTGAGGGGTTAGACCTACATAACAATAAACTTGGTGGCAACATACCGAAACAACTTCTTCAATTTTCatctctatccataggattcgatcTTTCTCAAAACAACCTATTTGGCCCACTTCCATCACAGGTAGGAGGCCTCAAGATGGTAACTTATATAAACTTATCTCATAATTATCTAACAGGTAACATTCCTAGTAGTCTTAGTGGTTGCACTAGCCTTTCATTCTTATACATCCACGACAACTTATTTCAAGGTATGTTACCACCATCATTAATTTCCATGAGGGGATTGGTAGAGCTAGATCTTTCTCATAATAATTTATCGGGTCAAATTCCTCGATTTTTGGAAGGGTTTTCATTACATGTATTGAATCTTTCATATAATGATTTTAAGGGTGAAGTACCAGTGAAAGGAGTGTTTTCCAATGCAAGTGCAATCTCTATAGCGGGCAATAGTAAGCTTTGTGGTGGATTGGTAGAACTTGGCTTACCCAAATGCAAgcagaaggagaagaagaaacatAAAAAGAGGTTTCCGGTATTTGTAATAGTCTTATTGATTGCTTCCTCGCTTTTGGTTGTATCATGTGTTGTGTATGTTTTATATAGAAAGAAAAGAAAAGGTCAATCGTCTCAATCATCTATAAACGAACGATTTTTAAAACTTTCCTACAATCAACTTCTCAAGGCTACTGATGGTTTCTCTGAAACCAATTTGATTGGCAAGGGTGGGTCAAGCTCTGTTTATAAAGGACTTCTTGAACTCGATGATAGATTTGTTACAGTGAAAGTCTTGCATCTTCAAACTCGAGGAGCTCACAAAAACTTTATAAGAGAATGTGAAGCATGGCGGAGTGTTCGACACAGGAATCTATTGAAGATAATAACATCATGTTCAAGTGTTGACTTTCAAGGAAATGATTTCAAAGCTTTGGTTTATGAGTTCATGTCTAATGGAAGCTTACACGATTGGCTACATTCAAGTGTACACGCATCCAGACTTAACTTTCTTCAAAGAATAAATATTCTCATTGACATTGCATCTGCACTTGATTATCTTCACAATTTTTGTGTACCAACCATTGTTCACTGTGATTTAAAGCCTAGCAACATTTTACTGGATGATGATATGGTGGCTCATGTTGGAGACTTTGGATTAGCTCGATTTCTTGAAAGAAATTCTAACCTAAACAGTACATCTACTGGGGTGAAAGGAACAATTGGTTATGCACCTCCAG AATATGGTTTTGGGAGTGAGATGGCAAGTAGCGGAGATGTCTACAGTTTTGGAATACTATTATTGGAGGTGATGACCGGGAAATACCCGACACACGATATCTTTAATGAAGGCCTTAGCATTCATAAATTTGTTTCCACGGCCTTGGTGGAACATGCAATAATAGATGTGATCGATAGTGATGCAATTACTTTGCAAAGTACTGAATCAAATGCAAAGAAAGTGGAGGAGTGTTTGGCTTCAACTCTCAAGATTGGAGTGTCTTGCTCTGCAGATTCTCCAACGCAACGGATGATAATTGAAAATGCTATCCATGAATTGCACCATATTAAGGATGTTCTTCAAAACATTCAAGGTACCGTGCCATCTCTTTGTAACAAATCATGTTTTTGA
- the LOC139895816 gene encoding putative receptor-like protein kinase At3g47110 isoform X2 gives MNSRQPTFSSFSSLAAFLFSGLLVIFQTTNAIISSSYYNGNEADHLSLLSFKSMITHDPYGALTSWNSSVHFCDWTGVTCGKRHRKVIVLNVTSQGLEGLLSPHVGNLSFLRLLALRNNSFHKTIPHELGRLFRLRVLNLERNKFNGVIPNNLSGCSNLETLRFGINELVGRIPIEISLLTKLTILVMDGNRLTGGIPSFLGNITSLKMISFPDNPFGGTIPDTFGHLKSLQEFYLGGCNLTGTIPYSIYNLSLLTRFSLADNQLSGSLPLDFGAMLPELTALQLRNNQLTGILPPSISNCSKLTILEMISNSFSGKLTVDFSKLTDILYIALGNNLFGSAEPDEMKFIDSLNNCSKLEKLFLYNCNFEGALPRSIGNLSDQLSNLDLSRNKLYGNLSLDVGNLVGLTQLNLAFNRLTGKIPSTIGKLQKLQVALLRENQFSGKIPDAIANLSSINILVLSSNKLEGVIPSSLGNCYRLEGLDLHNNKLGGNIPKQLLQFSSLSIGFDLSQNNLFGPLPSQVGGLKMVTYINLSHNYLTGNIPSSLSGCTSLSFLYIHDNLFQGMLPPSLISMRGLVELDLSHNNLSGQIPRFLEGFSLHVLNLSYNDFKGEVPVKGVFSNASAISIAGNSKLCGGLVELGLPKCKQKEKKKHKKRFPVFVIVLLIASSLLVVSCVVYVLYRKKRKGQSSQSSINERFLKLSYNQLLKATDGFSETNLIGKGGSSSVYKGLLELDDRFVTVKVLHLQTRGAHKNFIRECEAWRSVRHRNLLKIITSCSSVDFQGNDFKALVYEFMSNGSLHDWLHSSVHASRLNFLQRINILIDIASALDYLHNFCVPTIVHCDLKPSNILLDDDMVAHVGDFGLARFLERNSNLNSTSTGVKGTIGYAPPEYGFGSEMASSGDVYSFGILLLEVMTGKYPTHDIFNEGLSIHKFVSTALVEHAIIDVIDSDAITLQSTESNAKKVEECLASTLKIGVSCSADSPTQRMIIENAIHELHHIKDVLQNIQGYR, from the exons ATGAACTCAAGGCAACCAACTTTCTCATCATTTTCCTCTCTCGCCGCTTTCCTATTTTCTGGTCTTCTTGTTATATTTCAAACTACTAATGCTATCATCTCATCTTCCTATTATAATGGAAATGAGGCAGATCACCTGTCGTTGTTGTCGTTCAAGTCAATGATCACCCACGATCCTTATGGAGCTCTAACTTCATGGAACAGTTCTGTGCACTTCTGTGACTGGACAGGTGTTACATGTGGGAAGCGGCACAGAAAAGTAATTGTTTTGAATGTGACTTCACAAGGCCTAGAAGGATTATTGTCTCCTCATGTAGGAAACCTCAGCTTCCTTCGTTTGCTTGCTCTCAGGAACAACAGCTTTCATAAAACCATACCCCACGAACTCGGTCGTTTGTTTAGGTTACGTGTTCTTAATCTTGAAAGAAACAAGTTTAACGGAGTCATTCCAAATAACTTGTCAGGTTGTTCAAACCTTGAAACGCTTAGGTTTGGTATTAATGAGCTAGTTGGAAGAATACCCATAGAGATTAGTCTCCTGACCAAACTAACTATTTTAGTAATGGATGGAAATCGTCTAACAGGTGGAATTCCATCTTTCTTGGGGAATATCACATCATTGAAAATGATCTCCTTTCCAGATAATCCGTTTGGTGGGACCATTCCAGACACGTTTGGCCATTTGAAAAGCTTACAAGAATTTTACTTAGGTGGCTGCAACTTAACTGGTACAATCCCTTATTCTATTTATAACCTTTCACTCCTTACTAGATTTTCTTTGGCTGACAATCAGCTGAGTGGTAGTCTTCCACTGGACTTTGGTGCAATGTTACCTGAGCTAACCGCACTTCAATTAAGGAATAACCAACTGACCGGGATTCTTCCTCCCTCCATATCTAATTGTTCTAAGCTAACAATACTCGAGATGATCAGCAATAGTTTTAGTGGGAAGTTGACTGTCGACTTTTCAAAACTAACAGATATTTTGTATATAGCCTTAGGTAATAATCTTTTTGGAAGTGCAGAACCGGATGAAATGAAGTTTATTGATTCTTTAAACAACTGCAGCAAATTAGAAAAGTTGTTTCTGTATAATTGCAATTTTGAAGGAGCGCTCCCAAGATCAATTGGTAATCTTTCTGATCAATTATCTAATCTAGATTTATCGAGAAATAAATTATATGGAAACCTCTCGTTAGATGTAGGTAATCTAGTTGGCTTGACTCAGTTAAATTTAGCTTTTAATAGATTGACCGGAAAAATCCCCTCTACCATTGGAAAGCTTCAAAAGTTACAAGTTGCCTTATTGCGTGAAAACCAATTTTCAGGGAAAATTCCGGATGCTATTGCAAACTTGTCATCGATTAATATACTTGTTTTAAGTTCCAACAAACTGGAAGGGGTTATTCCGTCTAGTCTAGGAAATTGTTATCGTCTTGAGGGGTTAGACCTACATAACAATAAACTTGGTGGCAACATACCGAAACAACTTCTTCAATTTTCatctctatccataggattcgatcTTTCTCAAAACAACCTATTTGGCCCACTTCCATCACAGGTAGGAGGCCTCAAGATGGTAACTTATATAAACTTATCTCATAATTATCTAACAGGTAACATTCCTAGTAGTCTTAGTGGTTGCACTAGCCTTTCATTCTTATACATCCACGACAACTTATTTCAAGGTATGTTACCACCATCATTAATTTCCATGAGGGGATTGGTAGAGCTAGATCTTTCTCATAATAATTTATCGGGTCAAATTCCTCGATTTTTGGAAGGGTTTTCATTACATGTATTGAATCTTTCATATAATGATTTTAAGGGTGAAGTACCAGTGAAAGGAGTGTTTTCCAATGCAAGTGCAATCTCTATAGCGGGCAATAGTAAGCTTTGTGGTGGATTGGTAGAACTTGGCTTACCCAAATGCAAgcagaaggagaagaagaaacatAAAAAGAGGTTTCCGGTATTTGTAATAGTCTTATTGATTGCTTCCTCGCTTTTGGTTGTATCATGTGTTGTGTATGTTTTATATAGAAAGAAAAGAAAAGGTCAATCGTCTCAATCATCTATAAACGAACGATTTTTAAAACTTTCCTACAATCAACTTCTCAAGGCTACTGATGGTTTCTCTGAAACCAATTTGATTGGCAAGGGTGGGTCAAGCTCTGTTTATAAAGGACTTCTTGAACTCGATGATAGATTTGTTACAGTGAAAGTCTTGCATCTTCAAACTCGAGGAGCTCACAAAAACTTTATAAGAGAATGTGAAGCATGGCGGAGTGTTCGACACAGGAATCTATTGAAGATAATAACATCATGTTCAAGTGTTGACTTTCAAGGAAATGATTTCAAAGCTTTGGTTTATGAGTTCATGTCTAATGGAAGCTTACACGATTGGCTACATTCAAGTGTACACGCATCCAGACTTAACTTTCTTCAAAGAATAAATATTCTCATTGACATTGCATCTGCACTTGATTATCTTCACAATTTTTGTGTACCAACCATTGTTCACTGTGATTTAAAGCCTAGCAACATTTTACTGGATGATGATATGGTGGCTCATGTTGGAGACTTTGGATTAGCTCGATTTCTTGAAAGAAATTCTAACCTAAACAGTACATCTACTGGGGTGAAAGGAACAATTGGTTATGCACCTCCAG AATATGGTTTTGGGAGTGAGATGGCAAGTAGCGGAGATGTCTACAGTTTTGGAATACTATTATTGGAGGTGATGACCGGGAAATACCCGACACACGATATCTTTAATGAAGGCCTTAGCATTCATAAATTTGTTTCCACGGCCTTGGTGGAACATGCAATAATAGATGTGATCGATAGTGATGCAATTACTTTGCAAAGTACTGAATCAAATGCAAAGAAAGTGGAGGAGTGTTTGGCTTCAACTCTCAAGATTGGAGTGTCTTGCTCTGCAGATTCTCCAACGCAACGGATGATAATTGAAAATGCTATCCATGAATTGCACCATATTAAGGATGTTCTTCAAAACATTCAAG GTTATCGGTGA
- the LOC139895816 gene encoding uncharacterized protein isoform X3 has protein sequence MNSRQPTFSSFSSLAAFLFSGLLVIFQTTNAIISSSYYNGNEADHLSLLSFKSMITHDPYGALTSWNSSVHFCDWTGVTCGKRHRKVIVLNVTSQGLEGLLSPHVGNLSFLRLLALRNNSFHKTIPHELGRLFRLRVLNLERNKFNGVIPNNLSGCSNLETLRFGINELVGRIPIEISLLTKLTILVMDGNRLTGGIPSFLGNITSLKMISFPDNPFGGTIPDTFGHLKSLQEFYLGGCNLTALGNNLFGSAEPDEMKFIDSLNNCSKLEKLFLYNCNFEGALPRSIGNLSDQLSNLDLSRNKLYGNLSLDVGNLVGLTQLNLAFNRLTGKIPSTIGKLQKLQVALLRENQFSGKIPDAIANLSSINILVLSSNKLEGVIPSSLGNCYRLEGLDLHNNKLGGNIPKQLLQFSSLSIGFDLSQNNLFGPLPSQVGGLKMVTYINLSHNYLTGNIPSSLSGCTSLSFLYIHDNLFQGMLPPSLISMRGLVELDLSHNNLSGQIPRFLEGFSLHVLNLSYNDFKGEVPVKGVFSNASAISIAGNSKLCGGLVELGLPKCKQKEKKKHKKRFPVFVIVLLIASSLLVVSCVVYVLYRKKRKGQSSQSSINERFLKLSYNQLLKATDGFSETNLIGKGGSSSVYKGLLELDDRFVTVKVLHLQTRGAHKNFIRECEAWRSVRHRNLLKIITSCSSVDFQGNDFKALVYEFMSNGSLHDWLHSSVHASRLNFLQRINILIDIASALDYLHNFCVPTIVHCDLKPSNILLDDDMVAHVGDFGLARFLERNSNLNSTSTGVKGTIGYAPPEYGFGSEMASSGDVYSFGILLLEVMTGKYPTHDIFNEGLSIHKFVSTALVEHAIIDVIDSDAITLQSTESNAKKVEECLASTLKIGVSCSADSPTQRMIIENAIHELHHIKDVLQNIQGTVPSLCNKSCF, from the exons ATGAACTCAAGGCAACCAACTTTCTCATCATTTTCCTCTCTCGCCGCTTTCCTATTTTCTGGTCTTCTTGTTATATTTCAAACTACTAATGCTATCATCTCATCTTCCTATTATAATGGAAATGAGGCAGATCACCTGTCGTTGTTGTCGTTCAAGTCAATGATCACCCACGATCCTTATGGAGCTCTAACTTCATGGAACAGTTCTGTGCACTTCTGTGACTGGACAGGTGTTACATGTGGGAAGCGGCACAGAAAAGTAATTGTTTTGAATGTGACTTCACAAGGCCTAGAAGGATTATTGTCTCCTCATGTAGGAAACCTCAGCTTCCTTCGTTTGCTTGCTCTCAGGAACAACAGCTTTCATAAAACCATACCCCACGAACTCGGTCGTTTGTTTAGGTTACGTGTTCTTAATCTTGAAAGAAACAAGTTTAACGGAGTCATTCCAAATAACTTGTCAGGTTGTTCAAACCTTGAAACGCTTAGGTTTGGTATTAATGAGCTAGTTGGAAGAATACCCATAGAGATTAGTCTCCTGACCAAACTAACTATTTTAGTAATGGATGGAAATCGTCTAACAGGTGGAATTCCATCTTTCTTGGGGAATATCACATCATTGAAAATGATCTCCTTTCCAGATAATCCGTTTGGTGGGACCATTCCAGACACGTTTGGCCATTTGAAAAGCTTACAAGAATTTTACTTAGGTGGCTGCAACTTAACTG CCTTAGGTAATAATCTTTTTGGAAGTGCAGAACCGGATGAAATGAAGTTTATTGATTCTTTAAACAACTGCAGCAAATTAGAAAAGTTGTTTCTGTATAATTGCAATTTTGAAGGAGCGCTCCCAAGATCAATTGGTAATCTTTCTGATCAATTATCTAATCTAGATTTATCGAGAAATAAATTATATGGAAACCTCTCGTTAGATGTAGGTAATCTAGTTGGCTTGACTCAGTTAAATTTAGCTTTTAATAGATTGACCGGAAAAATCCCCTCTACCATTGGAAAGCTTCAAAAGTTACAAGTTGCCTTATTGCGTGAAAACCAATTTTCAGGGAAAATTCCGGATGCTATTGCAAACTTGTCATCGATTAATATACTTGTTTTAAGTTCCAACAAACTGGAAGGGGTTATTCCGTCTAGTCTAGGAAATTGTTATCGTCTTGAGGGGTTAGACCTACATAACAATAAACTTGGTGGCAACATACCGAAACAACTTCTTCAATTTTCatctctatccataggattcgatcTTTCTCAAAACAACCTATTTGGCCCACTTCCATCACAGGTAGGAGGCCTCAAGATGGTAACTTATATAAACTTATCTCATAATTATCTAACAGGTAACATTCCTAGTAGTCTTAGTGGTTGCACTAGCCTTTCATTCTTATACATCCACGACAACTTATTTCAAGGTATGTTACCACCATCATTAATTTCCATGAGGGGATTGGTAGAGCTAGATCTTTCTCATAATAATTTATCGGGTCAAATTCCTCGATTTTTGGAAGGGTTTTCATTACATGTATTGAATCTTTCATATAATGATTTTAAGGGTGAAGTACCAGTGAAAGGAGTGTTTTCCAATGCAAGTGCAATCTCTATAGCGGGCAATAGTAAGCTTTGTGGTGGATTGGTAGAACTTGGCTTACCCAAATGCAAgcagaaggagaagaagaaacatAAAAAGAGGTTTCCGGTATTTGTAATAGTCTTATTGATTGCTTCCTCGCTTTTGGTTGTATCATGTGTTGTGTATGTTTTATATAGAAAGAAAAGAAAAGGTCAATCGTCTCAATCATCTATAAACGAACGATTTTTAAAACTTTCCTACAATCAACTTCTCAAGGCTACTGATGGTTTCTCTGAAACCAATTTGATTGGCAAGGGTGGGTCAAGCTCTGTTTATAAAGGACTTCTTGAACTCGATGATAGATTTGTTACAGTGAAAGTCTTGCATCTTCAAACTCGAGGAGCTCACAAAAACTTTATAAGAGAATGTGAAGCATGGCGGAGTGTTCGACACAGGAATCTATTGAAGATAATAACATCATGTTCAAGTGTTGACTTTCAAGGAAATGATTTCAAAGCTTTGGTTTATGAGTTCATGTCTAATGGAAGCTTACACGATTGGCTACATTCAAGTGTACACGCATCCAGACTTAACTTTCTTCAAAGAATAAATATTCTCATTGACATTGCATCTGCACTTGATTATCTTCACAATTTTTGTGTACCAACCATTGTTCACTGTGATTTAAAGCCTAGCAACATTTTACTGGATGATGATATGGTGGCTCATGTTGGAGACTTTGGATTAGCTCGATTTCTTGAAAGAAATTCTAACCTAAACAGTACATCTACTGGGGTGAAAGGAACAATTGGTTATGCACCTCCAG AATATGGTTTTGGGAGTGAGATGGCAAGTAGCGGAGATGTCTACAGTTTTGGAATACTATTATTGGAGGTGATGACCGGGAAATACCCGACACACGATATCTTTAATGAAGGCCTTAGCATTCATAAATTTGTTTCCACGGCCTTGGTGGAACATGCAATAATAGATGTGATCGATAGTGATGCAATTACTTTGCAAAGTACTGAATCAAATGCAAAGAAAGTGGAGGAGTGTTTGGCTTCAACTCTCAAGATTGGAGTGTCTTGCTCTGCAGATTCTCCAACGCAACGGATGATAATTGAAAATGCTATCCATGAATTGCACCATATTAAGGATGTTCTTCAAAACATTCAAGGTACCGTGCCATCTCTTTGTAACAAATCATGTTTTTGA